In one Vibrio sp. YMD68 genomic region, the following are encoded:
- a CDS encoding VWA domain-containing protein yields MSNFTFLYPFWLLALIPAAVLVGWLYKYSATGSLIAPHLAKAIGLDAKPRKRNIMYLIALGLLSAIISLAGPSFYSAERPVFSHGGGRVVVMDMSLSMYATDIKPNRLTQSRYKVTDLLNSWSEGTTGLVAYAGDAYTVSPMTTDSQTLLNLLPNLSPDIMPFSGANAAAGVKLAIEMMQNSGLTQGDIVLVVDDIDDDEKNAITQLLSRTPWRLSILAVATPAGSPIRLSDGSLVKASNGNTAIAQSNFANMKALARNVDGVFTGIQSDSSDIDIIRAYSARVEASASPGKQQLEERVNSGYWLILMLVIPVSLLFRRGVVFTLVAITFSLTQPNLAYANPWLTDDQEAIKLYQDQQYQQAADTFSNKEWRGVAKYRAGDFEGAIKEFEQLNSDNARYNLANAHAQHGDYQKAIDGYNQLIQEGKFVDQAKENLKIVEQAQQQQQQQQQQQQQQQQQQQQQQQQNSGEESQNQPDSGDNTPSDEQQSSSDSSQSEQEPSSGNDQTNEPQSNPQGKQQDTQEGESADNRDGQSSTDEQSNSEKQANSDKQGKTADSDEQSNNEASNEASNETSDDQDTMNHDLKSEAQDSKPTDNGTATARQDNQQAVDPNIRKLEQVESARDPSRLLQAQMVLQAKQKQPPKDSGKKW; encoded by the coding sequence TTGTCTAACTTCACATTCCTTTACCCATTTTGGTTGCTGGCATTGATTCCCGCCGCCGTCTTGGTCGGTTGGTTGTATAAATACAGCGCTACAGGCTCACTGATTGCCCCTCACCTTGCAAAGGCAATAGGGCTTGACGCCAAACCGCGTAAACGCAACATCATGTACCTCATTGCTCTCGGCTTGCTGAGCGCCATTATCTCGCTTGCAGGCCCTAGTTTCTATTCTGCTGAGCGGCCTGTATTTAGTCATGGCGGGGGAAGAGTCGTGGTCATGGATATGTCATTGTCTATGTACGCCACCGACATTAAACCGAATAGATTAACCCAATCACGCTACAAAGTGACCGACTTACTCAATAGCTGGTCGGAAGGCACAACGGGGCTAGTAGCCTATGCAGGTGATGCGTATACGGTCAGTCCAATGACGACCGACAGTCAGACATTACTGAACCTGCTACCCAATCTTTCACCTGACATCATGCCATTTTCAGGGGCCAACGCGGCCGCGGGGGTAAAGCTTGCGATTGAGATGATGCAAAACTCGGGGCTGACCCAAGGTGATATTGTATTGGTCGTGGATGATATTGATGACGATGAAAAAAACGCCATCACTCAGCTGTTAAGCCGCACCCCGTGGCGATTGAGTATTTTGGCCGTTGCCACTCCAGCCGGTTCGCCGATTCGATTAAGCGACGGCTCCTTAGTCAAAGCAAGCAATGGTAACACTGCTATCGCGCAATCCAACTTTGCGAATATGAAAGCACTCGCTCGCAATGTTGATGGTGTCTTTACCGGCATACAATCCGATAGTAGCGACATCGATATTATTCGTGCCTACAGCGCTCGCGTTGAAGCCAGTGCCTCACCAGGAAAACAACAGCTTGAAGAACGCGTGAACAGCGGTTATTGGCTCATTTTAATGTTAGTGATTCCAGTCAGTTTGCTGTTCAGACGTGGCGTTGTTTTTACCTTAGTGGCCATCACTTTTTCGCTCACCCAACCTAACCTAGCCTACGCTAACCCTTGGTTAACCGACGACCAAGAAGCGATCAAATTATATCAAGATCAACAATATCAGCAGGCAGCTGACACGTTTTCAAACAAAGAATGGCGTGGCGTGGCGAAATATCGTGCCGGCGATTTCGAAGGGGCGATTAAGGAGTTTGAACAACTGAATAGTGATAATGCTCGTTACAATCTAGCCAATGCGCACGCTCAACATGGTGACTACCAAAAGGCCATCGACGGCTATAATCAGCTGATCCAGGAAGGGAAATTTGTTGACCAGGCCAAAGAGAACCTAAAAATTGTAGAACAAGCTCAACAGCAACAGCAACAGCAACAGCAACAGCAACAGCAACAGCAACAGCAACAGCAACAGCAACAGCAACAAAATAGCGGCGAAGAAAGTCAAAACCAACCCGATAGCGGCGACAATACCCCCTCAGATGAGCAGCAATCATCAAGCGACTCTTCTCAATCCGAGCAAGAGCCATCGTCAGGCAATGACCAAACAAATGAACCGCAAAGTAATCCGCAAGGCAAACAACAAGACACGCAAGAGGGTGAGAGTGCCGACAATCGTGACGGCCAATCTAGCACCGACGAACAGTCTAACTCAGAAAAACAAGCTAACTCAGACAAACAAGGCAAAACCGCCGACTCGGATGAGCAGTCGAATAACGAAGCCAGTAATGAAGCGAGTAATGAAACAAGTGATGATCAAGATACAATGAATCATGATCTTAAATCAGAAGCTCAAGATTCCAAACCAACCGATAACGGCACAGCCACGGCAAGGCAAGATAACCAACAAGCGGTCGACCCGAATATTCGCAAATTAGAGCAAGTGGAAAGTGCTCGCGACCCTAGCCGACTGTTGCAAGCGCAAATGGTATTGCAGGCCAAGCAAAAACAACCTCCTAAAGACTCAGGTAAGAAGTGGTGA